GCAAGGTGGGCGGTCTCGTGCTGGTGGCACCGATGCCGCTGGGCGGCATGGCGCCGGAGGGCGAGGCCGGCGAGCTGGCAAAGGAGCTTGCCGCCGACCGTGACCACGTTGAGGAGATCCTGCCCTTCCTGTTCGCCGGCGAGGTGGATGAGGACGATGCCGACTTGCTGCTCGACGATTTCGAGCAGACCTCGGATGCCTATCTCAGCGAGACCTTCGCCCAGTGGAGCGAGGCCGGAGATTCCGAAAAGATCGCGAAGATCCGCTGCCCGATGCTCCTCGTGACCGGCGGGAAGGACCAGCTCATCCCCGAGGCCGCACCCGAGCAGATTGCCGCATTGGCCAAGTCGGCCTCGCGCAAGAGCTATCCCGAGGCCGGGCACATGATTCCCATCGAGGCCCCCGGAGCGCTGGTCGAAGACATCTGCGCCTTCGAGGCCGCCCTCGAAGAATAACGCTCGCCCATGGGCGCGCCGCCAAGCTACAATTAAGCCCGTGTTCGGACGGGAAAAAGCGCGCCATCGGTTCCAGCCGCTTGGGAAGTGGGCATTCTGGAAAGAATTCTTCCGGGTGGCCCACCAGGAAGAGCTGCTGGCCGATGCCGCGCAGCTCTCCTTCTATTTCACCTTCGCCCTCTACCCGGCGCTCCTGGCGCTGCTGAGCATCGTCGCCCAGCTCGAAATCGGCGCCGTCGACGAGGCGCTCTTCAACCTCTTCGCCACCATCCTGCCCGAGGACGTCATCCCGCTGGTGGTCGGCAACGTCCAGCACATCGTGAGCCAGCCCGGCGGCACGCTGGTGGGCGCCTCGCTGGCCCTCTCGCTGGGTGCCACCCTGCGCGCGGTGCGCGCGGTGGGCCGCATTTTGAACCGCGCTGCCGGGGAGCCCGAGACCCGGTCAATGTGGATGCAGCTTCTCCAGCAGGTCCTGGCCATGTCGCTCATCGGCGGCTTTGTCATCAGCGTGGCGCTCTGGACCGGCATTCTGCGCAACTACCTGGGCCACCTCGACTACGCGTGGGTGGACTTCGCCTGGGTCCTGCTCAAGTGGGCGCTGTTGGTGGGTATCTTCATGGGCGCGGTCTCCCTGCTCTATGCGCTCGCACCGGCCGGAAAGCAGGAGTGGCGCCTTGCCGCGCCGGGACCGCTCGTGGCGGGCCTTGCCTGGACGGGCAGCAGCATCGTGCTGCGCAAGGCGGCCGCCGGGCTGATCGACTATCACGTTTTCTACGGCTCGGTGGGAACGACGATCCTGCTGATGGTGTGGATCTACCTCACCAGCATCTGCGTCCTGGTGGGCGGCCACTTCGAGGCACGCGCCCGCGCCCACGTTGCGGCCAGCCATGCGGCAGAAGAAAGCGCCGAGGCCGAGCTCACCGGCAATCGCCCGCCCCCCGAGGTTTGAGGCCCGTTCATTACCGCGGGTGCAACCCTGGTCGTTGGGCGCTATCCTCCCCCTCCGCCGGAGCAGGGAGCACCCCATGAGTTTTGTCTTGCCCAATTACCAGCACGCGCGCGGCCGCCACTGCGGCTCGGGTTCATTGGCGAACCTGTGCCGCTATGCGGGCCACCCGCTTTCAGAACCCATGGTGATCGGCCTGGGCGCCTCACTCGGATTCATCTACATGGAGAACTCCGCCATGTCGCCGGGCCGGGTGTTCTTCCCGCGCAACAACACACTCGAACAGGACTTCTGCCGCCACGCAGGCGTGAAACTGGAGGTCCACCGCGAGAAGGACCAGCACGCCGCCTGGGAAGGCGCGCGCAATGCGCTCGAAGCGGGCCTGCCGGTCATGCTCAACTCCGACATCTACGAGCTGCACTACTTCGGCTCGCGCACCCACTTCAACGGGCACAAGACCCTGCTCGTGGGGCACGACGAAAAGGGCGCGATCATCTCCGACACCGAGTTCGACGAGATCCAGCACGAACCTCTCGACACTTTGGCCAAGGCGCGCAGCTCGAAGTACCCGCCCTCCCTTGCGGGTGACAGCCCCTGGTACACCTTCGCCTTTGAGAAATCCCTGCGCCCGCTCGAGCGCGCCATCCCCGAGGCCATCGCCGATCAGGCAACAAAGATGCTGAGCGCCAAGGGCAACTTCGGCTGCGGCGGCATGGACATGGCCGGCGAACGCCTCGGCAAATGGGGCGAGGCCGAAGACTGGCAGTGGGCCGCGCGCTTTGCCTATCAGATCATCGAGCGCCGCGGCACCGGTGGCGGCGGCTTCCGGAAAATGTATGCCGAGTTCCTGGCCGAATCCCGCGAGCTTGTCCCGGCAATTGCCGATGCGCGGCTCGACGAACTGATGGCGAAAATCGCCGCCGACTGGACCGCGCTGGGCGAAGAGTGCAAACGCCTCAGCGAGCGCGAGGAGCCCGGCGACTTCAGCGAGGCCGCCGAGCGGATGCGCGAGCTGGCCGGCGAAGAGCGCGCCTTCTTCGAATCGGCCGCAAAACATTTCGCATCCTAGAAAGCGACTGGAACAAAGCACTTGAGTGATTCAACCGACAAGTATTTCACCGTTGTTCGCGGGCTGAAGCTCCACTACGTCGAGTGGGGCGATCCGAAGAACCCGCCGCTCCTGTTGCTGCACGGATGGATGGACATTGCGCGCTCCTGGGACCAGGTCGCGCCCGCGCTGGCCGAGCACTTCCACGTGCTGGCCCTCGACTTTCGCGGCCACGGGCTCTCCGACTATCCCGGCGCTGGCGGCTACTACCACTTTCCCAACTACGTCTATGACGTCAGTCGCATGGTGGAAGATGTTCTTGGCGGCGGGCCGATCCATCTGGTCGGGCACTCCATGGGCGGCATGGTGAGCTCTCTCTATGCCGGGACCTTTCCCGAGAAGGTCGCGCGCTACGTCAACATGGAGGGCTTCGGCCCGCAGAAAATGGAGCCCGCGGCAGCACCCGCGCGCTTTGGCGAGTGGATCCGCGGACTGAGCCGCCAGCTCAAGAAAGAGCCGCGCCCCTACGAGACCCTTGAAGAAGCGGCCGACAAACTCTGCAAGTCCAACCCGCGCCTCTCCAGGGAGTTCGGACTGCACCTGGCAAGACACGGCACCGCAAGGGGTGACGACGGCAAGTACCGCTGGCGCTTCGACCCGCTGCACAAGACCCGCAACCCGCAGCCCTTCTACGTCGAACAGGCCAAGGAATTCTGGAAGCGCATCGATTGCCCAACGCTCATCGTCGTGGGCGCCGACAGTCGCTTCCAGCAGATCATCCCCGACTGGCGGGAGCGCGTAGAGGCCTACAGGCATGGTCGCGTCGTCGAAATTCCCGACTGCGGCCACATGATCCACCACGAGCGCCCCAAAGAGCTGCTCGCGGAAATCGTTCCCTTTCTGACGGGCAAGAGTGACTGATGGCCGTTCGCGAGATCACCAAGCTGGGCAACCCCATCCTTCGCCAGCGCGCCGCCGAGGTTACGCCAGCCGAGATCGCCGCGCCCGAGACCCGGCAGCTCATCGACGACATGATCGAGACCATGCGCGAGGCGAGCGGCGCGGGCATCGCGGCGCCGCAAGTCTCGGTCTCAAAGCGCATCGTGCTGGTTGAAGTGGGGCATAACCGCCGCTATCCCGACGCGCCGCAAATCCCGCTTACGGTTTTCATCAACCCGGAGATCGAGCCGCTCACCGACGTGCGCGAACCAGGCTGGGAGGGCTGCCTCTCGGTGGACAACCTGCGCGGCATCGTCTCGCGCCCGCTCAAGATTCGAGTGCGCCACCTCGACCGCGAGGGCAACCCCTGCGAGTTCATCGCCGAGGGCTTCTTCGCCCGCGCCATCCAGCACGAGTGCGATCACCTGGACGGCATCCTCTACATCGACCGCGTGGACGACACCCGCACCCTGACCCAGCTCCGCGAGTTCGAGCAGTACCACCTGGCTGCTTCCCGCGAGACCCCGCCCGAATAACCTGCCGTGCAAGTGCGCGCAGGACGTCTATACTGTTTCAGAGTTTCTCACTGCATTGACCTACAAAAGGCGCGCAACGCGATGCGCGCGGGAGCGAAATCATGCGCCAACACATGAAAGACTACATCGAGTTCGGAAAATCCGGCGCCGCGCGCAGCGTGCGCCTGCTGGCCGAATACATGCGCGCCATGGAAGCAATCGAGCGCCTCAAGGACCATCCGATGGTCACGGTGTTCGGATCGGCGCGTCTCGATGAGGAAAGCCCCGGCTGGCAACTGGCCGAGGAATTCGGAAAACGCTCGGTTGAAGCGGGATACGGCGTCATCACCGGCGGCGCCTCCGGCGTCATGATGGCGGCCAACCGCGGCGCCTATGAAGAGGCGCGCAAGCGCGGCCTGGCGGTCGAGGACTACTCCATCGGCTGCGCCATCACCCTGCCTTTCGAGGAATCGAAGAACGTCTACCTGGGCACGCAGCTAGACTTTCACTACTTTTTTATCCGGAAGTTCTTTCTGTGCGCCTATTCACGCGGGTATTTCTATTTCGACGGCGGCGGCGGCACACGCGATGAGTTCTGGGAGATCTTCTGCCTGATCCAGACCGGCAAGATGGAGATCGTGCCCATCGTCGCGGTGGGTGATGAAGCGGTCTGGAAGAGCGTGAAGGCGGACCTCCAGCACATGGCGGAGCGCGGCACCATTTCCCCGCCGGACTGCAACATTCCCGTCTATGTCGAGACCGCCGACGAGGCCGTCGCCGAGCTGCAGCGCTTCTACCGGCGCCTGCGCCAGGTCTTCTACGACAAGATCAACCAGCGCATCGAGCTCCAGCTTCGTGAATCGCTGGGCAAGGACGAGGTGAAGGCACTCCAGAAGCGCTTCGCCGACGTCGCCGAGTTTGAATGGGATGCCGGCAAGAATGCGCTGCACACGACGCAGTTCAACTTCCGCTCCTACTCGGACCTCTACGATATTGTGGATGCAATCAACGAGGGCTAGGCACTATTTGGGCAGTCGCACCATGTGGTCGGCCAGCGCGGCCAGTTCCTTGCGGCTGGTCATCCAGATGGCCTGCCCCAGCGAGGCGGCTACCAGCGACTTCACCGCGCCGGCGATCGAGCCGATGCGCTCTTCATCGAAGCGCGCGGCGATGTCGTCCCACACCAGCGGGAACTTGCTCTGGAGGGTCTCCGCCGTTCCGAGTGCCACGGCCAGGTAGGCCGCTTCTTTCGTAGAGTTTGAGAGCTTCTCCCACTCGACGAGCTGCCCGTTGCCGGCCGCCAGTTTGAGCTCGCCATCATAAAGCTCACCCGAGGGGTGGCGGCTGCCGGTAAAGGCACCGATGCGCGAGAGCAGACGATCGTGCTCCTCCAAACTGAAGTCACCCGGGTCCTGCCCGCGCACTTCGGCCGCGGCGCTGAGCAGCGCGCCCACGCCTCCGCCGCTGCCCTCGCCCGCGGCCGCCGGCGCGCCGAGGCCGGGGGAACTCAGGCCCGGTGAGCTGAGTCCCGGGTTCGTCACCCCGCCGCCTGCAAGCTCGGCCTCCAGTCGGTCGATCTCGATCTTGATCTGGGTTGAGTCCATGCCCATCCCGCCGAACTGGGCGATCTGGTCCTGCAGTTCCTCGATGCGCTTTTCGAGGCCGCTCATCTCTTCAATGGCCTGCTTCACCTCGGGCTGGTTGCGCTGGGCTTCGAGCTGGCTCTCCAGCTCGGCAACGCCCTGCTTGTATTTCTTCGCGCCGCGGATGCGCTCGAGGATTTCCTTGACGTCATCGACGCCCATTTTCTGAAGGAGCCCCTTCACCATGGCGCTATCCACATCGAAACGCCGATGGGCTTCATCGATGCTGGTGACCAGTTCCTGAAATTTCTCCTCGGCCGCTTTGACCTTCTTGGAGCGCTCGAACCACAGGTAGTAGCCGAAGCCCGCCACGCCCATGCCGACCGGCAGCAGGAGGATCAGCTTGCGCAGGATGTTAATGTCCGCCGCGCTGCCCACGATGCCCAGGATGATCGAGAGCACCGTGAGTCCCACGCCGCCCAGGACGATCGGATTCTTGAAGAAGGGTTCGAGCGAGTTCTGGTCAAACTCCAGGTCGCGGCCCATGTCGATTTTCTGCTGCTCGCGCTGGGCCATGTCCTGCGCATGGGATTCCTGGGTCTTCTCGAAACGAACGAGGCGTTGTTCGAGCTCTGCATCGATGTTCAGCACGTCGGAGAACTGCGCGAGTTTTTCGCGCCCCTCGCGGATGCGCCCCTCCATCTGATGGATCGCACGGAGCTTGTCCTCGTATTCGAACTTCTTGGACTCCACGCCGTCGAGTTCGAACTGCATTTCTTCGAGCTTGCTGGCGTTGTCGATTTCATTCTTGAGCAACTCGATGCGCGCGCGCTTGTCATCGGCGGTCATTTCGTGGGCCTCGACGTGCACGTTGCCCTGGAAGAACGAGCCTTCGTCGCCACCACCGGACGGACCGCTTGCCAGCCCACCCTCGACGTCGAAGGCACTGGATGCACCAAAACCGCCGCCGCCCGTGGGCAGCGCTTCCTCATGCAGCAGGAACAGCGACGCGAAGAGCTGGGGACTCGGAGCGCCGAGCTCACGCAGTCGCGCTTCCACGGCGGCCTCGCCGGTCTCTACCGATTCGTATTTCTTGGTTTCGGGATTGGCACGCGCCAGCGTGCAGCCACCGGTCACGAAATCGCGGATGGTGCGGTAGACCGCGCCGTCGCTTCCCTTGAAGGTCAGTGCTGCGCGCGAGAGCTGGGGGCTTTCCCAGGCGATGAGGTTTGCGCCATCGGGCGCGCTGGCTGGATAGAGCAACGAGTGGACGCAGCGCGCAACTGTGCTCTTGCCGCTTCCGTTCGGACCGAAAATGACGTTGAGGCCTGGCTTGAATGCAATCTTCTGGGATGCGGCGAACCGGCCCACCCCCTGCAGCACCAACTCGATGATTTGCACTGGGATGGTCCCTCCGGCCTACCGCCCTGGCGGGCGGCTGAATTAGCGCCGGGGCCGTTCTTTGATGCGTGCAGACTTACCGCTGCGGTCGCGCAGGTAGTAGAGCTTGGCCCGGCGTACACGTCCGCGCGCCTTGACCTCGATCTTGTCGACGACCGGCGCGTTGATCGGAAATACTCTTTCCACCCCTACGCCGGAGGCTACCTTACGAACGGTGAAAGAGGAACGCAGACCCGCATTTTTCCGGGCGATGCAAACGCCGGTAAAAATCTGGATGCGCTCCTTGTTGCCTTCACGGACACGCACGTGAACCGAAACCGTATCACCGGGTTCAAACTCGGGGATGTCGCTCTTGATCTGTTCGGCTTCCAGGTTCTGAATTCGCGGGTCCATGTCGCGCACCTCTTCTTTAACGAGAGCAGCTTCTTAAGCTGTTGAAATCACTGATTTGCTCGCCATCGGCACCACCTGCCCGGGCGAGGCCGCGTATATTGAACTCAGGGGGGTGGCTTGTCAAGGCGCCCGAAGGGCCTTTTCCCGCCATTTCAGGGGGTTTCGCTGCTTTTCCCTGGCGGATTCCAGCCCAGGGCCGCCAGCGCCTTGAGATCGGCCTTGTCGAGCCGGCCGGCCTCCCAGGCAGCCAGCAGCAGGTCGGGGCGCACCTTGAGCGTCTGTTCGAGCGAGCGATCCCTGCGCCAGCGGGCCACTTTGGCATGATCGCCGGTCAGCAGCTCGGGCGGAACTGAATGGCCTTCAAATTCCGGCGGGCGCGTGTAGTGGGGATATTCGAGCAGCCCATCACCGTAGGAATCGCTCTCGCGGGCCGAGTCATCCCCGGTCGCTTCGGGGATGAGACGCACGATGGAGTCGAGCACCGCGCAGGCGCCGACTTCCCCGCCGGAGACAACGAAGTCCCCGATTGAGACCTCTTCGGCGCCCAGCACGTCGACGATGCGCTGGTCGATTCCTTCGTAGCGCCCGCACAGGATGACCACGTGGCCGCCGGCATCGGCGATCTCGCGCGCATCGGCATCGCGCCAGGGGCGGCCGCGCGCGGCAAGCACGATCACGCGGCTCTTCTCGTCGTAAGCCTCGAGACCCCGCACGCACGCGATCACCGGGTCGGGCTTGAGCACCATTCCCCCGCCGCCGCCGTAGGGTGTGTCGTCCACGTGGTGGTGGGGCGGCGGGGCGTAGTCGCGAAAGCTGTGAATGCCGAAGGACACAAGCCCGCGCTCGGCGGCGCGCCCGACAATGGAGGTCTCGGTGTAGGGGGCAACCAGCTCGGGAAAGAGCGTGAGGACATCGATGCGAAGGCTCACGCTTCCACCTCGTCGGGATAGATCATCTCGGCGGGATCGATGATGACCTCATGGGCGTCGGCGCGGATCTCCAGCAGCGTCTCGTTGCTCACGGGAAGATAGGCCTCCCCCTTCGCAGTCTTGCAGACGAGATAGAAACGTCCACCGCCATCCCAGACATCGCCTACCGTACCCAGCTCTTTGCCGTCCCTGCCGAGGAGCCGGGCGCCAAGGACTTCGTGGAAATAGAATTCGTCTTCTTCGAGTTCCGGCAGCGTATCGGCCGGGACTTCGACCTTGGCCAGCGTCCACTCCGCAACGCTCTCGCGCCCCTCGATTCCCGCAAAGCTCACAATGGGCGAATCGGCACTGCCACGCGTCGACGTCACGGTCGTCTCGCGCACTTCATGCGGTCCCTCCCGCGTAAGACGCACGACCATATCCGGCTCCACGTCCAGCTCGGTGCCAGGCGTCAGACGCAGATAGACCTCGCCGCGCACCCCGTGCGCGCGGCCCACGGCCCCGACGGCCACCCATTTTGTTTCGGCTTTGCTCATCGCGTTCCAGTTTATCCCGCCAAAATAGAAAACGCCCGCCCCACAAAGCGGGACGGGCGCGAATTTCTCACTGCAGACTACTCGAGGATTTCGAGAACGGCACGCTTGCCGGACTTCACCGAAGCAGCGCTCAAAATCGTGCGCATCGCGCGCGCGGTGCGCCCGCTCTTGCCGATCACCTTGCCGAGGTCGGATTCAGCGACGCTCAGCTCGAATACCGAGCTCACGTCACCGGCGACTTCCTTGACGGAAACCTGCTCGGGATCATCGACCAACTGACGGGCCATGAAGACGATGAGCGCCTCCATGTCGACGTCGCCGGTCTCGACCTCGTCATACTCAGTGGATTCAGACATCGGAACCTTCCGCTAAGCCGGAGGGGCTCAGGCTTCGGCGCTCTCGCCTGCTTCAGCAGCGGGAGCAGCGGCCTTCTGGCCACGAATGAGCTTGAGCACGGTGGGCGAGGGCTTGGCGCCAACGCTCATCCAGTAGTCAACGCGCTCGGAGTTGAGCGTGACCTGATCCTTGCGGGTCATGGGGTTAAAGGTGCCCAAGACCTCCAGGAAACGGCCATCACGCGCAAACTGCTTGTCGGCGGCCACGACCCGGTAAAAGGGTCGCTTGTGGGTTCCATGTCGTGCGAGTCGAATTACAACAGCCATCTTTTCTTCTTTCCCTATTGCCTTCGATCCTCTCGAAGGGCGCCCGATACTAGATGATTGGGGTTTTTCCTGCAAGAGGGACCCGCGGCGGGGCCTCAGCGGGCTCAAATCGGCTCAAAACGGGTTTTTCCCGCCCATCATGGCCCCAAGGTTGGGCATGCCGAACTTGTTCATTTTCTTCATCATCTTGCGCATTTCCAGATAGCTCTTGAGCAGGCGGTTCACATCCTGAACCTTCGTGCCAGAGCCGGCGGCAATGCGCTTGCGGCGCGAACCGTTGATGATCTTGTGGTCCTGGCGCTCGCGCGGGGTCATCGAGTTGATGATCGCCTCCACACGCTTGAGCTCCTGCTCTGCCTGGGCAAAATTCTGGGCCTTCTTGAGGGCCGGCGGCACGCCCGGGAGCATCTTGAAAATGCTCTCGACCGAGCCGAGTTTCTTCATCTGCACGATGGAGTCGCGGAAGTCCTCGAGGTCGAACTCGTTGCGACGCATCTTCTTTTCGAGCTTTTCGGCCTGCTTCTCGTCGAACTCACGCTCGGCCTTCTCGATCAGCGAAAGGACGTCGCCCATGCCCAGGATGCGCGAGGCCATCCGGTCGGGATAGAAGGGCTCGAGATCGGCGGCCTTTTCGCCGACGCCCACGAACTTGATGGGCTTGCCGGTGACCGCCTTGATCGAGAGCGCCGCGCCGCCGCGGGCATCGCCGTCGAGCTTGGTCAGAATGATGCCGTCGAGCGCGAGGCGCTCATCGAAGGCCTTGGAGACGTTCACCGCTTCCTGACCGGTCATGGAATCGGCGACGAAAAGGACTTCGGTGGGCTGCGTCGCTTCGACGATGCGCTCGAGCTCGGCCATGAGCTCTTCGTCCACCTGCAGGCGGCCGGCGGTATCGAGGATGACGACGTCGAGTCCCTCGCGCTTGGCGCGCTCGATGGCGTTCGTGCAGATCTGCACCGGGTCGCGGTCGGGCGCGCTGTCGGCGACGGGGATCTCCATGCGCTCGCCAAGGGTGCGGAGCTGATCGATTGCAGCGGGACGGTAGACGTCGGCGGGGACAAGCAGCGGGCTGCGCTTCTCGCGATCGCGCAGGTGCATGGCCAGCTTGCCGGCGCTGGTCGTCTTGCCCGAGCCCTGGAGGCCGGCCATCAGGATGACCATCGGCGGCGCCACCGCCAGATTGAGCGGGGCGGCGTCCTGCCCGAGGAGCTTGACCAGTTCCTCGTGGACGATCTTCACGAACATCTGCGAGGGATTGAGATTCTTCTGAACCTCTTCACCCAGCGCGCGTTCCTTGACGTGTGCGATGAAGTCCTTGGCTACCTGGAAGTTGACGTCGGCTTCGAGCAGCGACATGCGCACTTCGGCCAGGGCATCGGAGACGTTTTTCTCCGAGAGCTTGGCGTAGCCTGTGACCTTGCGCAGGGCGCCCGTCAATTTATCTGAGAGCGAATCGAACACGGATCTTCTTCTTGCTGGTTGCCGGGCCGCGCGTCCGTGCGCCGCCCAGGGGGCCTCAATCACCATGAAACCCCGGAATAGAGTGGAATTTCTAGAGGCTTCGGCGCCCCGGGTCAAGCTGGCCGGCACCGGCGTCGCCTTGCAGAACTCGTCCCCACAAGGCCAAAATGGCCCGCCCCGGCCGGCGAGCCCGCCACCGGGGCCGCTTAAGGACTGATTCGATGCGACTGTTCAGTGTTTTCCTCGCCGCCACCCTTTTTCTGGGCGCTCTCCAGAGCGGCTGCGCCGTGATCACGGCCGAAGAGAAGGCCCAGATCGAGGCCCGGCTCAAGGAAGTCGAAAACCGCCAGGCCACGGTCGAAGACCAGGCCGAAACACGTCGCCAGCGGATCGAAGAGCGCTTCGCCGACCTCGAAAACGCCGTCGGTGAGCTGCGCACCGGTCTTGCAGCAGGCGCCGGCAACGAGGAAATCCTAGCCCGGCTGACGGAGATCGAGAAGACACTGGGCAAACAGGCCAAGACAATCGCAGGCGGCGCGACGCCCGTGTCGCTGAAGAGCCAGCCC
This Chrysiogenia bacterium DNA region includes the following protein-coding sequences:
- the ffh gene encoding signal recognition particle protein; the encoded protein is MFDSLSDKLTGALRKVTGYAKLSEKNVSDALAEVRMSLLEADVNFQVAKDFIAHVKERALGEEVQKNLNPSQMFVKIVHEELVKLLGQDAAPLNLAVAPPMVILMAGLQGSGKTTSAGKLAMHLRDREKRSPLLVPADVYRPAAIDQLRTLGERMEIPVADSAPDRDPVQICTNAIERAKREGLDVVILDTAGRLQVDEELMAELERIVEATQPTEVLFVADSMTGQEAVNVSKAFDERLALDGIILTKLDGDARGGAALSIKAVTGKPIKFVGVGEKAADLEPFYPDRMASRILGMGDVLSLIEKAEREFDEKQAEKLEKKMRRNEFDLEDFRDSIVQMKKLGSVESIFKMLPGVPPALKKAQNFAQAEQELKRVEAIINSMTPRERQDHKIINGSRRKRIAAGSGTKVQDVNRLLKSYLEMRKMMKKMNKFGMPNLGAMMGGKNPF
- a CDS encoding AAA family ATPase is translated as MQIIELVLQGVGRFAASQKIAFKPGLNVIFGPNGSGKSTVARCVHSLLYPASAPDGANLIAWESPQLSRAALTFKGSDGAVYRTIRDFVTGGCTLARANPETKKYESVETGEAAVEARLRELGAPSPQLFASLFLLHEEALPTGGGGFGASSAFDVEGGLASGPSGGGDEGSFFQGNVHVEAHEMTADDKRARIELLKNEIDNASKLEEMQFELDGVESKKFEYEDKLRAIHQMEGRIREGREKLAQFSDVLNIDAELEQRLVRFEKTQESHAQDMAQREQQKIDMGRDLEFDQNSLEPFFKNPIVLGGVGLTVLSIILGIVGSAADINILRKLILLLPVGMGVAGFGYYLWFERSKKVKAAEEKFQELVTSIDEAHRRFDVDSAMVKGLLQKMGVDDVKEILERIRGAKKYKQGVAELESQLEAQRNQPEVKQAIEEMSGLEKRIEELQDQIAQFGGMGMDSTQIKIEIDRLEAELAGGGVTNPGLSSPGLSSPGLGAPAAAGEGSGGGVGALLSAAAEVRGQDPGDFSLEEHDRLLSRIGAFTGSRHPSGELYDGELKLAAGNGQLVEWEKLSNSTKEAAYLAVALGTAETLQSKFPLVWDDIAARFDEERIGSIAGAVKSLVAASLGQAIWMTSRKELAALADHMVRLPK
- the rplS gene encoding 50S ribosomal protein L19, with protein sequence MDPRIQNLEAEQIKSDIPEFEPGDTVSVHVRVREGNKERIQIFTGVCIARKNAGLRSSFTVRKVASGVGVERVFPINAPVVDKIEVKARGRVRRAKLYYLRDRSGKSARIKERPRR
- a CDS encoding KH domain-containing protein; translation: MEALIVFMARQLVDDPEQVSVKEVAGDVSSVFELSVAESDLGKVIGKSGRTARAMRTILSAASVKSGKRAVLEILE
- a CDS encoding peptide deformylase, whose protein sequence is MAVREITKLGNPILRQRAAEVTPAEIAAPETRQLIDDMIETMREASGAGIAAPQVSVSKRIVLVEVGHNRRYPDAPQIPLTVFINPEIEPLTDVREPGWEGCLSVDNLRGIVSRPLKIRVRHLDREGNPCEFIAEGFFARAIQHECDHLDGILYIDRVDDTRTLTQLREFEQYHLAASRETPPE
- a CDS encoding YihY/virulence factor BrkB family protein; this encodes MAHQEELLADAAQLSFYFTFALYPALLALLSIVAQLEIGAVDEALFNLFATILPEDVIPLVVGNVQHIVSQPGGTLVGASLALSLGATLRAVRAVGRILNRAAGEPETRSMWMQLLQQVLAMSLIGGFVISVALWTGILRNYLGHLDYAWVDFAWVLLKWALLVGIFMGAVSLLYALAPAGKQEWRLAAPGPLVAGLAWTGSSIVLRKAAAGLIDYHVFYGSVGTTILLMVWIYLTSICVLVGGHFEARARAHVAASHAAEESAEAELTGNRPPPEV
- the rpsP gene encoding 30S ribosomal protein S16 is translated as MAVVIRLARHGTHKRPFYRVVAADKQFARDGRFLEVLGTFNPMTRKDQVTLNSERVDYWMSVGAKPSPTVLKLIRGQKAAAPAAEAGESAEA
- the rimM gene encoding 16S rRNA processing protein RimM; protein product: MSKAETKWVAVGAVGRAHGVRGEVYLRLTPGTELDVEPDMVVRLTREGPHEVRETTVTSTRGSADSPIVSFAGIEGRESVAEWTLAKVEVPADTLPELEEDEFYFHEVLGARLLGRDGKELGTVGDVWDGGGRFYLVCKTAKGEAYLPVSNETLLEIRADAHEVIIDPAEMIYPDEVEA
- a CDS encoding BtrH N-terminal domain-containing protein — encoded protein: MSFVLPNYQHARGRHCGSGSLANLCRYAGHPLSEPMVIGLGASLGFIYMENSAMSPGRVFFPRNNTLEQDFCRHAGVKLEVHREKDQHAAWEGARNALEAGLPVMLNSDIYELHYFGSRTHFNGHKTLLVGHDEKGAIISDTEFDEIQHEPLDTLAKARSSKYPPSLAGDSPWYTFAFEKSLRPLERAIPEAIADQATKMLSAKGNFGCGGMDMAGERLGKWGEAEDWQWAARFAYQIIERRGTGGGGFRKMYAEFLAESRELVPAIADARLDELMAKIAADWTALGEECKRLSEREEPGDFSEAAERMRELAGEERAFFESAAKHFAS
- a CDS encoding alpha/beta hydrolase; the protein is MSDSTDKYFTVVRGLKLHYVEWGDPKNPPLLLLHGWMDIARSWDQVAPALAEHFHVLALDFRGHGLSDYPGAGGYYHFPNYVYDVSRMVEDVLGGGPIHLVGHSMGGMVSSLYAGTFPEKVARYVNMEGFGPQKMEPAAAPARFGEWIRGLSRQLKKEPRPYETLEEAADKLCKSNPRLSREFGLHLARHGTARGDDGKYRWRFDPLHKTRNPQPFYVEQAKEFWKRIDCPTLIVVGADSRFQQIIPDWRERVEAYRHGRVVEIPDCGHMIHHERPKELLAEIVPFLTGKSD
- the trmD gene encoding tRNA (guanosine(37)-N1)-methyltransferase TrmD gives rise to the protein MSLRIDVLTLFPELVAPYTETSIVGRAAERGLVSFGIHSFRDYAPPPHHHVDDTPYGGGGGMVLKPDPVIACVRGLEAYDEKSRVIVLAARGRPWRDADAREIADAGGHVVILCGRYEGIDQRIVDVLGAEEVSIGDFVVSGGEVGACAVLDSIVRLIPEATGDDSARESDSYGDGLLEYPHYTRPPEFEGHSVPPELLTGDHAKVARWRRDRSLEQTLKVRPDLLLAAWEAGRLDKADLKALAALGWNPPGKSSETP
- a CDS encoding alpha/beta hydrolase — protein: MPAVITGDGGSIAYPKVGSGPRPVLLIPDWLFSGMYWQDVMDALPHDRFTVMMPDLRGTGLSHHPEAGGHDLDRFADDLVSLMSQESAFDKKWILVGHGMGALLAQRAAAVYKRKVGGLVLVAPMPLGGMAPEGEAGELAKELAADRDHVEEILPFLFAGEVDEDDADLLLDDFEQTSDAYLSETFAQWSEAGDSEKIAKIRCPMLLVTGGKDQLIPEAAPEQIAALAKSASRKSYPEAGHMIPIEAPGALVEDICAFEAALEE
- a CDS encoding LOG family protein, with protein sequence MRQHMKDYIEFGKSGAARSVRLLAEYMRAMEAIERLKDHPMVTVFGSARLDEESPGWQLAEEFGKRSVEAGYGVITGGASGVMMAANRGAYEEARKRGLAVEDYSIGCAITLPFEESKNVYLGTQLDFHYFFIRKFFLCAYSRGYFYFDGGGGTRDEFWEIFCLIQTGKMEIVPIVAVGDEAVWKSVKADLQHMAERGTISPPDCNIPVYVETADEAVAELQRFYRRLRQVFYDKINQRIELQLRESLGKDEVKALQKRFADVAEFEWDAGKNALHTTQFNFRSYSDLYDIVDAINEG